The window CGTGGGCGATGCGGGCCCGCACGCGATCGAGCAGGTTGTTGCGAGCGGCATCATAAGCGCGATCGAGCGCATGGCCGAAGGCAACTTCATCCGCAGAGCCATGGCTCTTGAATACCAAGCCGCGTAAACCCAGAAGGGCGGCGCCGTTGTAGCGCCTGTGATCCAGGCGTCGCTTGAGCGCTTTTAGCACCGGATACGAGACGATCGCCGCAAACTTGCTGAAGATGCTGCTGGAATATTCGATCCGAAGAAAATCGACGATCATCGATGCGACGCCTTCAGTGGCCTTCAAGGTGACGTTTCCAACAAAGCCGTCACAGACGACGATATCCGTCGTGCCCTTGAAGATGTCGTTGCCTTCCACGTTGCCGTAGAAATTGAGATCGTCGGAGTTCGCAGCCTTGCGAAGCAGCTGGCTGGCTCTTTTGATTGTCTCGCTGCCCTTGATCGCCTCTTCGCCCACATTGAGCAGCCCGACCGAGGGCGACTCATTGCCCGTCAGCGCGGAGACCAACGCGGAGCCCAGCACGGCAAATTGGAGAAGGTCCTCGGCATCGCAATCGACATTGGCGCCGAGATCAAGCACCGTGGTTGCGCCACCCTTGCTGTTCGGCAACTGGGGCGCAATGGCCGGGCGATCGATTCCTTCGAGCGTCTTGAGCAGGTAGCGCGCAATCGCCATCAACGCACCGGTGTTGCCGGCCGAGACGGCCGCCTGCGCCGCGCCGTC is drawn from Variovorax sp. PBS-H4 and contains these coding sequences:
- the plsX gene encoding phosphate acyltransferase PlsX, yielding MVASSDSVTSPPRAITLAVDCMGGDHGPRVTLAACRAFLERHAEASLLLVGAPAALAGFSHLRARLIPASEVVGMDDPIEIALRKKKDSSMRVAIQQVKDGAAQAAVSAGNTGALMAIARYLLKTLEGIDRPAIAPQLPNSKGGATTVLDLGANVDCDAEDLLQFAVLGSALVSALTGNESPSVGLLNVGEEAIKGSETIKRASQLLRKAANSDDLNFYGNVEGNDIFKGTTDIVVCDGFVGNVTLKATEGVASMIVDFLRIEYSSSIFSKFAAIVSYPVLKALKRRLDHRRYNGAALLGLRGLVFKSHGSADEVAFGHALDRAYDAARNNLLDRVRARIAHAAPLLARQEPATPVDTAALHV